Proteins encoded within one genomic window of Phototrophicus methaneseepsis:
- a CDS encoding AraC family transcriptional regulator produces the protein MSYMAMGQSSEVTFPIHRRDLTNHEYAFALRKFCPNNPIEQPKYPHRHAFYQMLYITGGQGNHVVDFEPFPLNPPVLYFLSPQQVHFWELNAPLQGYSLTFGSDFLVFNAVESTTAVNPLSLFYNFPYKPLHVKPKQAESLKQTIDLIAQEYDAREPNYVSIVRAYLHVLFSKIQRLSNVMEPDANASSLEELIYRFRKLVSLHYRDQRSVDFYADQLGISPSYLSERVKAFTGCTVGQIIRYRVLLEAKRLLINTDLTIEQICYRLDFSDPAYFGRFFKRETSTSPGKYRQNTREKYQISQV, from the coding sequence ATGAGCTACATGGCAATGGGCCAAAGTTCAGAGGTCACATTTCCTATACACAGAAGAGACCTCACGAACCATGAATATGCCTTTGCACTTCGTAAATTCTGTCCTAACAATCCGATTGAACAACCCAAATATCCGCACCGTCACGCCTTTTACCAGATGCTATATATCACGGGTGGGCAAGGCAACCATGTCGTTGATTTTGAGCCTTTTCCCCTTAATCCGCCCGTCCTATATTTCCTGTCGCCGCAGCAAGTTCACTTCTGGGAGCTCAATGCACCGTTGCAAGGTTATAGCCTGACGTTTGGCTCTGATTTTCTTGTGTTTAATGCCGTAGAATCGACAACAGCCGTTAACCCGCTGAGTTTGTTTTACAATTTCCCTTATAAGCCACTTCATGTTAAGCCAAAGCAGGCCGAATCTCTGAAGCAGACCATTGATTTGATTGCCCAAGAGTATGATGCGCGTGAACCCAACTACGTTTCTATCGTGAGAGCATACCTCCACGTTCTGTTCTCCAAGATTCAACGGTTATCCAACGTGATGGAACCAGATGCCAACGCCAGCTCGCTAGAAGAACTCATTTACCGTTTTAGAAAATTGGTATCTTTGCATTACCGTGATCAACGCTCGGTTGATTTTTATGCAGATCAATTGGGTATAAGCCCGTCCTATCTTTCCGAACGAGTCAAGGCCTTTACAGGTTGTACTGTGGGACAGATTATACGGTACAGGGTCCTCCTGGAGGCCAAACGATTACTGATAAATACAGACCTGACGATTGAACAGATCTGTTATCGGCTTGATTTTAGTGACCCCGCCTACTTTGGGCGTTTCTTCAAACGCGAAACATCTACCAGCCCCGGCAAGTATCGCCAGAACACCCGCGAAAAGTACCAGATCAGCCAAGTTTAG
- a CDS encoding ATP-binding cassette domain-containing protein: MKTSIVFLEVGPMDSAPLLEMRGITKEFPGVRALDNVNFKVKRGQIHGLVGENGAGKSTLMKVLSGVYPYGSYSGDILFDGDVQQFRTISNSEEVGIAIIYQELALVPDMTVYENIFLGHEITGRGLVDWNETIRRSKEMLEIVHLDINPSVMVRELSVSQQQLVEIAKALSKNVKLLILDEPTSALNENESENLLGLIGSLKDRGITSVLISHKLKEVIKVSDEVTVLRDGQTVGTLYANKGEVDENTIIKNMVGREINNIYPPRNHTVGNEVVFEVRNLNAYDRSLGRQILQDVNFKLHRGEIVGFAGLMGSGRTELALSVFGNPRNYQISGEIIKNGEKRDFRHPSQAIQAGLAYVSEDRKSQGLILIQDIRQNITLANLRELANRTVVDRNKEIQVSREYKDSLDIKTPSIEQTVVNLSGGNQQKVSLAKWLFVKPDILILDEPTRGIDVGAKLEIYTIMNDLVEQGMSIIMISSELPEVLGMSDRIYVMSEGRFTGELQIEDASQEAIMRLATT; this comes from the coding sequence ATGAAAACATCCATTGTTTTCTTGGAGGTTGGACCAATGGATAGTGCGCCACTCTTAGAAATGCGCGGTATCACAAAGGAATTCCCCGGCGTTCGTGCTCTTGATAACGTAAACTTCAAGGTTAAACGTGGCCAGATTCATGGCCTGGTAGGCGAGAATGGTGCGGGTAAATCCACGCTGATGAAGGTTTTAAGCGGTGTGTATCCGTATGGAAGCTATTCCGGCGACATTCTATTCGACGGTGATGTGCAGCAATTCCGCACGATTAGTAATAGCGAAGAGGTTGGTATCGCTATTATATATCAGGAGCTTGCTCTTGTCCCAGATATGACCGTCTATGAGAATATATTCTTGGGGCATGAAATAACAGGCCGGGGCCTGGTGGATTGGAACGAGACAATCCGTCGTTCAAAAGAAATGCTCGAAATCGTACATCTAGATATTAATCCGTCTGTGATGGTACGCGAGTTAAGTGTTAGCCAACAACAGTTGGTAGAGATTGCCAAGGCGCTGAGCAAGAACGTAAAACTTCTTATCCTTGATGAGCCAACCTCAGCGCTAAACGAAAATGAGAGCGAAAACCTGCTGGGATTGATCGGTAGTCTTAAAGACAGAGGCATCACCAGCGTGTTGATTTCCCATAAATTAAAAGAGGTCATTAAAGTCTCCGATGAAGTCACGGTATTGCGCGACGGTCAGACGGTAGGCACCCTCTACGCCAATAAAGGGGAAGTTGACGAAAACACAATTATCAAGAATATGGTCGGTCGTGAAATCAACAACATTTATCCGCCACGCAACCATACCGTGGGGAATGAAGTTGTCTTTGAAGTGCGTAACCTTAACGCTTACGATCGTTCTCTTGGGCGCCAAATACTCCAGGATGTCAACTTTAAGTTGCATCGCGGCGAAATTGTGGGCTTTGCTGGTTTGATGGGATCTGGCCGCACAGAATTAGCACTGAGTGTGTTTGGTAATCCCAGGAACTACCAGATTTCTGGAGAAATTATCAAAAATGGGGAAAAGCGAGATTTTCGGCATCCGTCACAGGCTATTCAGGCTGGCCTTGCCTATGTCAGCGAAGATCGTAAGTCGCAAGGGCTCATCCTGATCCAGGACATCCGGCAGAATATCACCCTCGCCAATTTGCGTGAACTTGCCAACCGCACCGTTGTTGACCGAAACAAGGAAATACAGGTTTCCCGAGAGTATAAAGACTCCCTGGACATCAAAACGCCCAGTATTGAGCAAACGGTTGTCAACCTCAGTGGTGGCAATCAACAAAAAGTTTCGCTTGCCAAGTGGTTGTTTGTAAAACCAGACATCCTAATTTTGGATGAACCCACACGTGGTATTGATGTAGGTGCCAAGCTCGAAATCTACACGATTATGAATGATCTCGTTGAACAAGGTATGAGTATCATCATGATCTCATCTGAGTTACCCGAAGTTCTCGGTATGAGTGACCGAATCTATGTTATGTCAGAGGGTCGATTCACTGGTGAACTGCAAATTGAAGACGCTTCGCAAGAAGCGATAATGCGTTTAGCAACAACCTAA
- a CDS encoding VOC family protein — MEIGIQIYVKGSVEAVEFYQRAFRAELGYNVKHTDGTFLHAELIKDDQSFLAISEVGDNFITEVLPKYPAMSFGIIFDDKEAVQSAYAVLSEGAAICTPLRVLPWSDCCADLVDRFGVYWYLTVPQHSPAE; from the coding sequence GTGGAGATAGGCATACAGATCTACGTAAAAGGTAGTGTGGAGGCTGTTGAGTTCTATCAAAGAGCGTTTCGTGCTGAGCTTGGTTACAATGTGAAGCACACTGACGGGACGTTTCTACATGCCGAACTTATAAAGGATGATCAATCCTTTCTTGCGATCAGTGAGGTCGGCGATAACTTTATTACAGAAGTGCTTCCGAAGTATCCAGCCATGAGTTTTGGTATTATTTTTGATGATAAGGAAGCAGTACAGAGCGCCTACGCTGTTTTGAGTGAAGGCGCTGCTATCTGCACACCACTCAGAGTTTTACCATGGAGTGATTGCTGTGCAGATCTCGTTGATCGCTTTGGCGTTTATTGGTATCTCACGGTACCTCAGCACAGCCCCGCTGAATAG
- a CDS encoding ABC transporter permease translates to MRRYLFFIKYALRGLRRGGQRVLIAMLAVGFGVMSLITMGTIAQAMQNAMETSPELVIGGDLRISKSEMVSNEEISNLLGPMQAEGLITSYSPVSEFYEFMMRTADSSRIRYISRLFGVDPTTYPIAGDITIKEPANSTLSDLISELGTTVVTRDIADEYGLKVGDTMRLTSYDGEMSLAMPLTITGIVNDNPSHMGRHVYYSLETTEALFSETAIYDYVVVQTDHQEEAAAAIGEAGWFAQRADLQVIEQSSNDELFVFMVQGAGILGLLVGGIGIANTMQVLLTQRKHEVGILKTLGYSQQDMIFIFVLEAGLLGVVGSVVGALLSMVVANGIMQIFSSSSTLLMQWTPDPRLMGGGILIGIVTTVIFAMYAIVSVSSARPTVIFRRETRQGRSWRGIFTALGFYALLAIPFSGVTSLFLGSVIKGVGILLFALVGLVVLGIGLGILTWVILRIMPTFNFNLLRMARNNMRKRAFSMIFAMIALFVGVFTLGFAMTIIQVSLSEYSERNPEIEGYNLQVLADTDTAPEVVSALEAEGVEAVNARYSTSAGQLSFEGADNYWDNSALQIRSMPWDIDVLEGPELGSEIGVYVYAPDEIELNGEMSYTMPDGTVYSLPILGRYVSIGGTVLNNIYQPVISWETYESLGSPALNHVEVYAMADNARVQEIASTIGQAFPDVLTTNSIDLMEEVNGMFLNIFYFALSMSGLALLAGVMLIANVVSLAMMERRYEIGVMKAVGYTQSNVLLTIVLEYGLVGFVASIVGIVGVQAMITFITFTQSAAEGMLFIEPITAVIILIVGLGLTQVTALTAAWSPAKIRPLAILNERAS, encoded by the coding sequence ATGCGACGCTATCTATTCTTCATCAAGTACGCCCTCAGAGGGTTACGACGTGGTGGTCAGCGTGTATTAATTGCCATGCTGGCTGTAGGGTTCGGCGTGATGTCGCTGATTACAATGGGGACAATTGCACAGGCGATGCAAAACGCCATGGAAACCTCCCCGGAGCTGGTCATTGGCGGCGATTTGCGCATCTCTAAAAGCGAGATGGTTTCCAACGAAGAAATCAGCAATTTACTGGGACCGATGCAAGCTGAGGGACTCATCACCAGCTATAGCCCGGTCAGCGAATTCTATGAATTCATGATGCGGACCGCCGATAGTAGCCGCATACGGTATATCTCCCGTTTGTTCGGTGTCGATCCGACGACGTATCCGATTGCCGGTGACATAACGATCAAAGAACCCGCCAACAGCACGCTATCAGACTTGATATCAGAACTGGGCACAACGGTCGTTACGCGCGATATTGCCGATGAATATGGCCTGAAAGTAGGCGATACGATGCGGTTGACCTCCTATGATGGGGAGATGTCGCTGGCAATGCCGCTCACAATCACGGGGATTGTCAACGATAATCCCTCTCACATGGGCAGGCATGTCTATTACAGCCTGGAAACCACCGAAGCGCTCTTTAGCGAAACCGCTATCTATGATTACGTGGTCGTACAAACCGATCATCAAGAAGAAGCCGCGGCTGCGATCGGTGAGGCAGGCTGGTTTGCTCAACGGGCGGATTTACAGGTCATTGAACAAAGCTCGAATGATGAACTGTTCGTATTCATGGTCCAGGGTGCGGGTATTCTGGGGTTGCTGGTGGGCGGCATCGGCATCGCCAACACAATGCAGGTACTACTGACCCAGCGTAAGCATGAAGTCGGCATCCTCAAGACGCTCGGATATTCACAGCAGGATATGATCTTCATCTTCGTGTTGGAAGCCGGATTGCTGGGTGTGGTTGGCAGTGTTGTGGGCGCGTTGCTCTCGATGGTTGTCGCGAATGGCATCATGCAGATCTTCTCCAGCAGTAGCACTTTGCTAATGCAATGGACTCCGGACCCGCGGTTGATGGGCGGCGGCATCCTCATTGGTATCGTCACAACGGTCATCTTTGCGATGTATGCCATTGTCAGTGTGAGCAGCGCGCGCCCGACTGTCATCTTCCGGCGGGAAACCAGGCAGGGCCGTAGCTGGCGCGGGATTTTTACCGCACTTGGGTTTTATGCGCTGCTGGCGATTCCATTCTCTGGCGTGACCAGTCTATTCCTGGGCTCTGTGATAAAGGGCGTCGGTATTCTGTTGTTCGCGCTGGTTGGCCTTGTGGTGCTGGGGATCGGGCTCGGTATACTGACCTGGGTTATCCTGCGTATCATGCCCACCTTTAATTTCAATCTGCTGCGGATGGCACGCAATAATATGCGGAAACGCGCTTTCTCGATGATCTTCGCCATGATTGCGCTATTCGTAGGCGTATTCACACTGGGTTTCGCGATGACCATTATTCAGGTTAGCCTGAGTGAATATTCTGAACGTAATCCTGAAATCGAAGGCTATAACTTGCAGGTACTGGCCGATACAGACACCGCGCCGGAGGTCGTATCCGCGCTAGAGGCTGAAGGCGTAGAAGCGGTGAACGCTCGTTATAGTACGTCCGCTGGACAACTATCTTTTGAGGGCGCGGATAATTATTGGGATAATAGTGCGCTGCAAATTCGCAGTATGCCCTGGGATATAGACGTCCTCGAAGGTCCTGAACTCGGCAGTGAAATCGGCGTGTATGTTTACGCGCCCGATGAGATCGAACTCAATGGCGAGATGAGCTATACCATGCCGGATGGCACTGTTTATTCCTTGCCGATTTTGGGGCGATATGTGAGCATCGGCGGTACCGTTCTGAATAATATCTATCAGCCGGTGATCAGTTGGGAAACATACGAGTCACTAGGCAGTCCAGCGCTTAATCACGTGGAAGTCTATGCTATGGCAGATAACGCACGGGTACAGGAGATCGCCAGTACGATTGGGCAAGCATTCCCAGATGTGTTGACGACGAACAGCATCGACCTGATGGAAGAAGTAAATGGGATGTTCCTCAACATATTCTACTTTGCACTGTCGATGTCTGGCCTGGCCTTGTTGGCGGGTGTGATGTTGATTGCGAATGTGGTCAGTCTGGCTATGATGGAACGCCGTTACGAAATCGGTGTGATGAAAGCTGTCGGGTATACGCAATCCAATGTGTTGCTGACGATTGTGCTGGAATATGGGCTCGTGGGGTTTGTCGCGAGTATCGTGGGTATAGTGGGAGTACAAGCTATGATCACCTTCATCACATTTACCCAATCTGCCGCCGAAGGGATGCTGTTCATAGAACCTATCACGGCTGTTATCATCCTGATTGTGGGATTGGGCCTGACGCAGGTTACAGCGCTAACAGCGGCATGGTCACCTGCGAAAATCCGCCCCTTAGCCATCCTCAATGAACGCGCATCATAA
- a CDS encoding ATP-binding cassette domain-containing protein, whose product MLVLDSISKLYGQNYSFDNVNLDIADGNVVGVVDHEGQAILELVNMLSGQHRPDKGQIRIDGQRLTWNFRPQQHRVGLIYREPRLVESLDIASHIFLGHEHKPEQLIRRLLNIHDPYQIFSEAENLLSQLNFNLPTAQTLVRNLSLEQRQLVSIAQLIVQSPRVIVIDHPGRTLSLPYQEQLFDLIRKWREEQRITILGTSNLDTLFAVCDRIIVLRNGRIVLDSPIEQTNRETVVAALVSDRQYGQVSPLIWALDTYYQAFRQAQLLRHNQELLEQDLARQNSIRQELLDQLSVQVSALDDANVALQVAQRRLLTEREEERKHLARELHDQVIQDLLTWNYQLEALAESFPELNTNLNGMRDSVRDMVEDIRRICSRLRPLTIDSFGLGTALQSYTHNWSERTGIEVDLQVDRRIGRLTEEIELSLFRIVQESLNNTTKHANASRVAVLLNYLNPRMLQLLIEDNGIGLEETFDLGQLSNEGHFGLLGITERVALLGGRITFRNQPQGGLQIQVEVPHQGVEPQKRNLYGLE is encoded by the coding sequence ATGCTTGTGCTCGATAGTATCTCAAAACTCTATGGTCAAAACTATAGTTTTGACAATGTCAATCTCGACATTGCAGATGGGAATGTCGTCGGGGTAGTGGATCATGAAGGGCAAGCAATTCTTGAATTAGTGAATATGTTGTCCGGGCAACATCGACCCGACAAAGGGCAGATTCGGATTGATGGTCAGCGCCTTACATGGAACTTCCGGCCACAGCAGCATCGCGTTGGATTAATTTATCGAGAACCCCGATTAGTCGAATCGCTTGATATTGCTAGCCATATTTTCCTCGGACATGAACATAAGCCAGAACAACTTATTCGAAGATTGTTAAATATTCACGATCCATACCAGATATTTAGCGAAGCAGAGAATCTGCTGTCTCAGCTAAATTTCAATCTACCAACCGCACAAACTCTGGTGAGGAACTTATCTTTAGAACAACGCCAACTGGTATCCATTGCACAGCTCATTGTTCAATCACCAAGAGTTATCGTCATAGATCATCCTGGGCGAACGCTAAGTTTGCCGTATCAAGAGCAGCTATTTGATCTGATTCGCAAGTGGCGTGAGGAGCAACGAATAACCATTCTGGGGACGTCCAACCTGGATACGTTGTTTGCTGTTTGCGATCGTATTATTGTGCTACGCAATGGAAGAATCGTACTTGACTCACCGATTGAGCAAACCAATCGGGAGACAGTTGTCGCGGCTTTAGTCAGTGATCGACAGTATGGGCAGGTAAGCCCTCTCATCTGGGCACTGGATACATACTATCAGGCGTTTCGACAAGCACAGCTACTCCGTCATAACCAGGAATTACTGGAACAAGACCTGGCACGGCAGAATTCCATACGGCAGGAACTGCTGGACCAACTTTCCGTACAGGTATCTGCTTTAGATGATGCCAATGTGGCTCTACAGGTTGCACAGCGCCGCCTCCTGACAGAACGAGAAGAAGAGCGCAAACATCTCGCACGTGAGCTACATGATCAGGTTATCCAGGATTTACTGACGTGGAATTATCAACTGGAAGCACTTGCTGAGTCGTTCCCTGAGTTAAATACCAACCTGAATGGGATGCGTGATAGCGTGCGCGATATGGTTGAGGATATCCGGCGAATTTGTAGTCGACTTCGACCGCTAACAATCGACAGTTTTGGCTTAGGGACGGCGCTACAGTCTTACACGCACAACTGGAGTGAACGCACCGGTATTGAGGTCGATTTGCAAGTGGATCGCCGAATCGGCCGACTGACAGAGGAGATTGAGTTATCGCTGTTCCGTATCGTTCAGGAAAGCCTAAATAACACAACCAAACACGCTAATGCAAGCCGTGTGGCTGTCCTTCTCAATTATCTCAATCCACGCATGTTACAACTCCTGATTGAAGACAATGGGATCGGGCTTGAAGAGACGTTTGATCTAGGGCAACTGTCTAATGAGGGGCATTTTGGGTTACTGGGTATAACCGAACGTGTCGCTTTGCTTGGTGGGCGCATCACTTTTCGAAATCAGCCACAAGGCGGCCTACAGATACAGGTTGAAGTCCCCCATCAAGGGGTAGAACCTCAAAAACGTAATCTGTATGGCCTGGAATAA
- a CDS encoding response regulator, with amino-acid sequence MLIADDHETARIGIRKALMTIEDVEQVVDARNGDELIEALEHERFDFLILDVSMPHFDPLITVQSIRDQYPSMFILIVSAFDDDVYVQGLLNAGVHGYHLKDQPLSDVTQAIARILSGETWVSGPLVNKLLRSTNRRSIELSPRQVDIARGLSNSLSNKEIAEELSLSIKTVENHLTRLYRQLNVNSRLEAMAYIHENSQLLGQRGQSIYKKTSSSMPLASGEVSIIVADDNQRYRRELCGIVGRNSPGATIYEAGSWRELYPLVEQVHPRLIFMDIVLGDEDGISHTRKIKQKLHDVKIVLITAYPDREFHRLGIESGALAMIDKKDLDTPTIRQILLDVID; translated from the coding sequence GTGCTGATTGCTGACGATCATGAAACTGCTCGTATCGGTATCAGAAAAGCATTGATGACGATAGAGGATGTTGAACAGGTTGTTGATGCGCGCAACGGCGATGAGCTTATTGAAGCATTGGAACATGAAAGATTTGACTTCCTCATTCTGGATGTTTCAATGCCTCATTTTGATCCACTGATTACGGTTCAGTCTATCAGGGATCAATATCCATCCATGTTCATCCTCATTGTCAGCGCCTTTGACGATGATGTCTATGTACAGGGCCTGCTGAATGCTGGCGTTCATGGATATCACCTGAAAGATCAGCCGCTTTCTGATGTGACACAGGCTATTGCCCGAATTCTTTCTGGCGAGACGTGGGTATCCGGGCCTCTGGTCAACAAGTTGTTGAGGAGTACGAACCGTCGGTCAATTGAGTTGTCCCCAAGGCAGGTCGATATTGCTCGAGGCCTATCGAATAGTTTAAGCAATAAAGAAATTGCTGAAGAGCTGTCTCTAAGCATCAAGACTGTAGAAAATCATCTGACGCGTCTCTATCGTCAGCTTAACGTCAACAGTCGTTTGGAGGCTATGGCTTATATCCATGAGAATTCTCAGTTATTGGGTCAGCGTGGGCAGTCTATTTACAAGAAAACTTCTTCCTCGATGCCATTAGCATCGGGGGAAGTTTCTATCATCGTTGCCGATGATAATCAGCGCTATAGGCGGGAACTATGTGGTATCGTGGGAAGGAACTCTCCCGGTGCTACGATCTACGAAGCGGGTTCTTGGAGAGAGCTTTACCCGCTTGTGGAGCAGGTACATCCCAGGCTCATTTTCATGGATATTGTACTGGGTGATGAAGATGGTATAAGCCATACTCGGAAGATCAAACAAAAACTTCATGATGTGAAAATCGTCCTCATTACAGCTTATCCCGATCGTGAGTTTCATCGCCTTGGCATTGAATCTGGCGCTCTCGCAATGATTGATAAAAAGGACCTTGATACGCCAACAATAAGGCAGATTTTGCTTGATGTAATTGACTGA
- a CDS encoding carboxylesterase/lipase family protein — protein sequence MRIILVVAALMLASLSIQAQTDDPFVVSDAVVETESGQLRGFVQDGIYTYLGVKYAQAERFMMPEKVEPWEGVRSAVTYGEICPIPAMNSVANDELFNPHRYFPQSENCQHLNIWTPGIQDDAQRPVMVWLHGGGWTNGSSIEGVSYDGRNLSEKGDVVVVSLNHRLNVLGYLDMSAYGDYSANVGVADMVAALEWIQENIAEFGGDPSNVTIFGQSGGGGKVATLMSVPAAEGLFDKAIIQSGYVSFGNQEASQQVAELTLQNLGIDPENVEEIQDVPYEDLLAAASAAQSEIGGGWGPILDGDYIPEPAFPDFASDITLMVGSVLNEMTTVIRIDPDELLADNRNDWDMEYATSKMEERFGENGVAIAEAFLEAYPNKQFADAYYLDTSIVGRSTALNIANMKSEQEAPVYTYQFTYYSPVMDGVGMAWHCAEIPYVFDNADLALTATGGGDAAHAMAHMMSQAWINFARYGDPNHDALPEWPAYTPENGATMIFDTTPWVGFHNDAELLALLAEE from the coding sequence ATGAGAATAATCTTGGTAGTGGCAGCGCTGATGCTTGCCAGCCTTTCAATTCAAGCCCAGACAGACGATCCATTTGTCGTCTCAGATGCTGTTGTAGAGACAGAAAGCGGTCAGCTTCGCGGTTTTGTGCAGGATGGTATCTACACTTACCTGGGCGTGAAGTATGCACAGGCCGAGCGGTTCATGATGCCGGAGAAAGTAGAACCCTGGGAAGGCGTGCGCAGCGCAGTGACCTACGGTGAAATTTGCCCGATTCCCGCTATGAACTCTGTCGCCAATGACGAACTCTTCAACCCGCATCGTTATTTCCCGCAGAGCGAAAATTGCCAGCATCTCAATATCTGGACGCCAGGTATTCAGGATGATGCACAGCGGCCAGTCATGGTCTGGCTGCATGGTGGTGGCTGGACGAATGGTTCCTCTATTGAAGGCGTATCCTACGACGGTAGGAACCTGAGTGAAAAAGGCGACGTGGTGGTCGTGTCGCTCAACCATCGCCTGAATGTTTTGGGCTATCTGGATATGTCCGCTTATGGCGACTATTCCGCCAATGTGGGTGTGGCAGATATGGTAGCAGCGCTGGAATGGATTCAGGAAAATATTGCTGAATTCGGTGGCGACCCCAGCAATGTGACCATCTTCGGGCAATCCGGTGGTGGTGGTAAAGTTGCGACTTTGATGAGTGTTCCGGCGGCAGAAGGCCTGTTTGATAAAGCAATCATTCAAAGTGGGTATGTGAGCTTCGGCAACCAGGAGGCGAGCCAACAGGTTGCTGAACTGACGCTCCAGAATCTGGGTATCGATCCTGAGAATGTTGAAGAAATTCAGGATGTTCCCTACGAAGATCTACTCGCAGCCGCAAGCGCAGCACAGTCGGAAATTGGTGGCGGCTGGGGCCCCATCCTGGATGGCGATTATATCCCAGAGCCTGCATTCCCCGACTTTGCCAGTGACATCACACTGATGGTCGGTTCTGTCCTCAATGAGATGACAACAGTTATCAGAATTGATCCTGACGAACTGCTGGCTGATAACCGCAATGACTGGGACATGGAATATGCCACCAGTAAGATGGAAGAACGCTTTGGCGAAAACGGTGTCGCAATTGCTGAAGCATTCCTGGAAGCTTACCCGAACAAGCAGTTCGCTGATGCTTATTACCTCGACACTTCGATAGTTGGCCGTTCTACCGCTTTGAATATTGCGAATATGAAGTCCGAGCAGGAAGCCCCGGTATACACTTACCAGTTCACCTATTACTCCCCGGTGATGGACGGTGTTGGGATGGCCTGGCACTGTGCGGAAATTCCCTACGTCTTCGACAATGCTGATCTTGCCCTCACGGCAACGGGTGGCGGTGACGCAGCCCATGCAATGGCCCATATGATGAGCCAGGCGTGGATTAACTTCGCACGCTACGGCGACCCCAATCACGATGCATTACCGGAGTGGCCTGCCTATACCCCAGAAAATGGCGCGACAATGATCTTCGATACGACGCCCTGGGTTGGCTTCCATAACGATGCTGAGTTGCTGGCACTGTTGGCAGAAGAATAA
- a CDS encoding sugar ABC transporter permease, with protein MLSSQNLQKVWQSDNRLIVFLRNVQKTVQGNIREYGMFIALFVIMAYFSIETDGLFISSRNLSNLFNQTGYIAVLGVGMTLVIVIRHIDLSVGFLSGFLGAIAAIALRDWDLPVYLVIPLVLALGSLAGLFSGFLVAQMKIPAFVATLAGFLAYRGGILLLTESTGTIIISDDVYNAIGNGYIPDISMGGFLPEMHKLTLLIGLIGIIFYFIGQINDRRKKLAYNFEVVSLDMFILRLVFVAALVGWVFWQLAAFNGLSWTVVIVMAVVLIYDFVSNRTVLGRHIYAVGGNPEAAELSGINVKRITYIVFASMGMLSGLSGILFSSRLQSATTTAGTLFELDAIAAAYIGGVSAAGGIGKVTGALVGALVIISLTSGMNLMGIGIASQYVVRGAVLAAAVIFDVATRNRRG; from the coding sequence ATGCTTTCATCACAAAATTTACAAAAAGTCTGGCAAAGCGATAATCGCTTAATTGTTTTTTTGAGAAATGTCCAAAAGACTGTACAGGGTAACATCCGTGAATATGGCATGTTTATCGCCCTGTTTGTCATCATGGCGTATTTCTCGATAGAGACGGATGGTCTTTTCATCTCCTCGCGTAATTTGAGCAATCTTTTCAACCAGACTGGCTATATAGCAGTGCTGGGCGTCGGGATGACATTGGTGATTGTTATCCGACACATCGACCTATCTGTAGGGTTCTTGTCTGGTTTCCTGGGGGCCATTGCAGCCATTGCACTCAGGGACTGGGATCTGCCCGTATATTTGGTCATCCCATTAGTGCTGGCACTCGGTAGCCTGGCAGGGTTGTTCTCCGGGTTCCTGGTTGCACAGATGAAGATTCCTGCATTTGTGGCTACCCTGGCAGGTTTTCTGGCATATCGCGGTGGCATTCTACTGCTCACAGAGAGTACGGGTACCATCATTATTTCTGACGATGTCTACAATGCCATCGGTAACGGATATATACCGGACATCTCGATGGGCGGTTTTCTGCCGGAAATGCACAAGCTCACACTACTCATTGGTCTCATCGGGATCATCTTCTATTTTATTGGACAGATCAACGACCGACGTAAAAAATTAGCCTATAACTTTGAAGTCGTTTCCCTTGATATGTTCATCCTCAGGCTGGTCTTTGTTGCTGCGCTTGTTGGGTGGGTTTTCTGGCAGCTCGCGGCATTCAATGGGTTGTCGTGGACCGTTGTCATCGTCATGGCCGTTGTCCTGATATATGACTTTGTCTCAAATCGTACTGTGCTTGGGCGACATATCTATGCCGTTGGTGGTAACCCTGAAGCAGCCGAGCTGAGCGGGATTAACGTCAAGCGCATCACCTATATCGTGTTTGCTTCGATGGGTATGTTATCCGGCTTATCGGGTATTCTCTTCTCATCACGTTTGCAATCTGCGACGACAACTGCTGGTACACTTTTTGAACTTGATGCTATCGCGGCTGCTTATATCGGTGGTGTATCTGCCGCTGGTGGTATCGGTAAAGTGACCGGGGCCCTGGTTGGTGCACTGGTTATTATTTCACTCACCAGTGGTATGAACCTGATGGGCATCGGTATTGCCAGCCAGTATGTCGTCCGTGGTGCTGTACTGGCAGCCGCAGTGATATTTGATGTTGCAACGCGGAATCGCCGTGGCTAG